The region CGTAATCCCAGAATTCCAGCCCCAATAACCCCTAATCCTCCCAAGGCGATCGGTAAAACGGGTAATCCTGATTCTGTGGCCATGGGGGGACTTGCCTGGGTTTCATTGGGAGGAGTGCTTGTAGTCTCCGCAGGGGAAGCCGTTTCAGAAGTCCCTGTTGTCGTAGACTCAGCTACAATCGGCTCTTTGGTCTCAGTCTCTGCCGTTTGAGTTTTGCGGGATTCAGCATAAAGGGATAAAGAGCCCTGGGTAACTAACTTTTCCCCCACCGATAATCCTTCAGTGATTTCAATCAATTCCCCCTGGGTCGCTCCCGTTTTCACCGGCACCGGCTCATAAAACCCTTCATACTGCACAAACACCAGTTGCCTATCTCCTCCGTCTACCAATGCTGTGGCAGGAATATAAACTCCGCCATTGCCATCCGGCGCAGAGGCGATCGGTTCCACCACAATGCCCAACACAGAATCGGTTTCTGCATTCACCGCCACCCGATTAATGCCCCCTTCCGCTTGGAACTCGTCACCGTGCCCCACATGGGCGATCGCCAGGTTAGGTACTGCTAGGGTCAAACCCAGGGCCAGAAAGGAACTTGCTAATTGAATCGTTTTCATCACACCATCTCAAATTGGGAATTTGTCCAAGATTTTTCCCAGTTTGCCAGATAGGGTATGAAATTCAGGTGAAAATCCAAAGTAGAATCGACAAAATCCTGTTTAAGGAATCTAGCTGATGCAAATCATCCTCGATCTTCCCGATGCCATCGAAATTAATCCAGCAGATCTCCGTACTGAACTGGCGATTTCATTGTTTCAACAAGAGCGTATTACCCTAGGAACTGCTAGCCAACTCGCTAGTTTAAATCAAATAGAATTTCAGCAATTACTTGCCAGTCGGGGTATCTGTATTCATTACAACACTGAAGACCTAGAGCAAGATCTCAAAAGTCTTCAAGAAGATGGCTGGTAATGATTATCGTGAGTAACACTTCACCGATCAGCAATCTGCTCATCATCGGAGAGATTTCACTTTTGCAACGCATTTATCCCACAATTCTGATTCCCCCTGCTGTATATTCAGAACTTAATCGTTTACCCATTCTTCAGCCTACGATCCTATCTTTGCTCGATTCTGGGTGGTTAGCAATCTGATCACCGACTAATGTTCAAATGCTTAATACACTAGCCCAAATGCTCGATCCAGGTGAAAGTGAAGCGATCGCCCTTGCCATTGAGATTGATGCAGAAAGACTACTCATTGATGAGCGGCTTGGCAGAGATATTGCTACTAACTATGGGCTAAAACTCAGAGGTCTTTTGGGTTTATTAATTAATGCTAAACAACAGGGAATGATTCCAATGCTACGTCCAATTCTTGACCGATTGATTAAACAAGCTGGCTTTAGAGTTAGTCCTACCCTTTATGCTCGAATTCTCCAGGAAGCTGGAGAAGAAAATTCATAAAATTTCTAAGCAAGAAATTACAATTAAATTCTTACAAATTTAGGAATTAGACAACTTAAAATATCAAACCTGGCCATTAGTTAAGCTAAATCAAAGTGCGAATTTTATTGGTGGAAGATGAAACAGATTTAGGACTGGCTATTAAGAAAGTGCTAGTCAGTGAAAAATATGTGGTGGATTGGGTGACGGATGGCTCCCAGGCTTGGGACTATTTGGATAATCAATGGACAGATTACACCGTTGCTGTTGTGGATTGGTTACTGCCAGGTTTATCTGGTTTGGGACTATGTCAAAAATTGCGGGCCCAAGGAAATTCCTTACCAATTTTGATGTTAACTGCTTTAGGAGAACCGGAAAATCGAGTGGAAGGGCTAGACGCAGGAGCAGATGACTATCTAACAAAACCTTTTGTGATGGCAGAGCTATTAGCGAGATTAAGGGCACTACAACGGCGATCGCCGCAATTTCAGCCGCAAATTTTGACCATGGGTAATTTTAGTCTTGACCCTGGCAATAATTTACTAATAGTTATGACTTCGGCTCATCAACACCAAAAAATTAATTTAACGATCAAAGAATTCCAAATTTTTCAATACCTAATGCAAAATCCAGGGCAAATCATTGCCGGGAGTAAAATTCGCCAACAACTCTGGGATCTTGATGAGGAGCCCATGAGTAATGTAGTGGCAGCTCAAATGCGTTTAATTCGTCGTAAATTAGCCCAGTATAACTGTCCTTGTCCCATTGAAACCGTACCAGGTCAAGGCTATCGGTTTAATCTTTCGCCATGAATACCCATCGTTTATTTGCTCGTAGTCGTCTACGATTAGCCCTCTGGTATGCTTTAGTGATGGGTGGAATTCTTGGCGTTTTAGGATTAGGAGTATATCGTTCTATTGTGCAGGCTAATTGGGTCGCTTTAGAGCGAGAAATTGAATCGATCGCCGGGACATTACATGATAGTTTGGAACCAATGTTGCCTAATAATTCAAGTCCCACGAAAGTATTGCAACAAATTTTCCCGGATCTCTGCTTAGTTAATCAGCCTTGTTGGACTAATCCAACCATGATCGAACGCCATACCATTGGCATCAGCGATCGCCGTCTTTATTACATCCGTCTTTTTGATTATCGGGGTCGTCTGCTGGTTTTTTCTCCGAATCAGCCAACGAATTTATCCCCTCAGTTAAATAAAGAGACCTGGCAAACAATTCAAACCTTAAAGGGTAATCGATATCGCCAATTTACTACCATCTTACATAGTGCTGATAATGTTAATCAATCATCCTGGGGATACTTACAAATTGGCCGGAATCTAACCGCATTTGATGCAGAAAATAGACGTATTCTTTGGGTTTTAGGGATAAGTTTACCCGTTGCCCTAGGGTTAGTTGCCCTGTCCAGTTGGGGGTTAGCAGGGATAGCCATGGGGCCTATTTATCAGTCCTATCAGCAACAACAACAATTCACAGCCAATGCTGCCCACGAATTACGATCACCGTTAGCTAGTCTGATTGCCACAGTGGAAGCTCTATTGTGCATTAACAACGACGATAACTGCGAAACCCAAACTTTATTGCAAACTGTTGAAAGGCAGGGGAGAAGACTCAGCCAATTAATTACTGATCTACTTCTGTTAAGTCGGTTAGAACAGGAAACGGAACCTAATGATTGGACGTTTTGTTGCTTGAATGATTTAGTTAGTGACCTTACAGAAGAATTTTTAGAATTGGCGATCGCCGCTGGAATTGATCTCAGCAGTGAGGTTAGTTCCAAGGAAATTTACGTCTGGGGTAATGAATCCCAACTCTATAGACTGGTTTCAAACTTAATTGCTAATGCCATTTACTATACCCCCGCCGAGGGAAGTATCAATATTAGTCTCGTATCTAGTAAAAAAATAGCAGTCATTACTGTTCAAGATACAGGAATTGGCATTGCTCTAGATCAACAAGAACGAATTTTTGAGCGTTTTTATCGGGTGGACGGGGCCCGGTCTCGACAACAGGGAGGGGCAGGATTAGGGTTGGCCATTGCCCAGGCGATCGCCGTTAAACATCAGGGGTATTTAACAGTACAGAGTCAATTGGGACAGGGTAGCCTATTTACTTTGCATTTCCCGGTTTGCTCCGCACCGATCGCCTCGTTGTAACCCCATTTCATCTTGGTTTCATATTCCTATGAAAGACTGAAAGGGTTGCGCTGTCAGAATCCTATGCAAAATTGGATCATTGCTCGGAGTTGGGCCATTCCTCTACTATTGGGAGCATTGGTATTGTCTCCCAAGGTAACTTTTGCCCATGTTGGGCATGGAGATGAATTTCACCAAAGTGAATCGGCTCAATCTGCCCAGGGCGTAGCCCTTGATGGGGATACTATTCGTCGCCTAGATATTCAAGTAGAGCCTTTACAACCCCGTTCCTTGATGACCG is a window of Synechocystis sp. PCC 7338 DNA encoding:
- a CDS encoding UPF0175 family protein encodes the protein MQIILDLPDAIEINPADLRTELAISLFQQERITLGTASQLASLNQIEFQQLLASRGICIHYNTEDLEQDLKSLQEDGW
- a CDS encoding DUF3368 domain-containing protein, yielding MLNTLAQMLDPGESEAIALAIEIDAERLLIDERLGRDIATNYGLKLRGLLGLLINAKQQGMIPMLRPILDRLIKQAGFRVSPTLYARILQEAGEENS
- the rppA gene encoding two-component system response regulator RppA — its product is MRILLVEDETDLGLAIKKVLVSEKYVVDWVTDGSQAWDYLDNQWTDYTVAVVDWLLPGLSGLGLCQKLRAQGNSLPILMLTALGEPENRVEGLDAGADDYLTKPFVMAELLARLRALQRRSPQFQPQILTMGNFSLDPGNNLLIVMTSAHQHQKINLTIKEFQIFQYLMQNPGQIIAGSKIRQQLWDLDEEPMSNVVAAQMRLIRRKLAQYNCPCPIETVPGQGYRFNLSP
- the rppB gene encoding two-component system sensor histidine kinase RppB encodes the protein MNTHRLFARSRLRLALWYALVMGGILGVLGLGVYRSIVQANWVALEREIESIAGTLHDSLEPMLPNNSSPTKVLQQIFPDLCLVNQPCWTNPTMIERHTIGISDRRLYYIRLFDYRGRLLVFSPNQPTNLSPQLNKETWQTIQTLKGNRYRQFTTILHSADNVNQSSWGYLQIGRNLTAFDAENRRILWVLGISLPVALGLVALSSWGLAGIAMGPIYQSYQQQQQFTANAAHELRSPLASLIATVEALLCINNDDNCETQTLLQTVERQGRRLSQLITDLLLLSRLEQETEPNDWTFCCLNDLVSDLTEEFLELAIAAGIDLSSEVSSKEIYVWGNESQLYRLVSNLIANAIYYTPAEGSINISLVSSKKIAVITVQDTGIGIALDQQERIFERFYRVDGARSRQQGGAGLGLAIAQAIAVKHQGYLTVQSQLGQGSLFTLHFPVCSAPIASL